The genomic region GATAGACCATAATCCCAAATTCTTGATTATGACAATCTTCTTTTTCGCTATAGGAGATGTTTTTTCTACTAGTCACTTTGGCTACAAATTATCAAAAACCTTGTTGCAATGATGCTACATAATAGAAAAATGCTTTTCGTGAGCATCTTATTGTGGGAGAGTTTTGTAATGTTGAGGATGATTCTAGGCATGAGGATTCAATTTTAAAAGTTGTTACTACTTCTCTGGTTCCTAATGGTCCTATTATGTAACAGGTTGGTTTAGGATAGTTGGTTTCTTGTTCATCAACTCTTAATGCTATTGGTTCTTTGTCGACTGGTTTTTTTATTTAGCCATGGGCTGGTTTGGGGCCTATGGCTACCTGCTCACCTTTGGCTATTGGATTGttgtcattgattgttgtgtgTGAGCTTGTTGTTCCAACTCCACAACATTCTAATCCATTGGTTGATTGACCTCCTACCTCTCCATGCTTTTTTACATTCTAAGGATAATATTTCATGGGTGGTTGTACAACATAGGGAGAGAGTTTTTCCAAAGGGTGACCTgacttctctttcttctcttttcctGGTTAAGGGTCCTTGTAGTGGTTAGAAAGTTTCAAAGACGGTTTAGTTTCCATCTTTTTTCTCCTTTGGCCTTTTTTAAGAGTTTCAAGTGCCCTTCAAAACCTACTTGTCCTATTGTTAGTTGGTTAGTGTTCGCATGTGTTCTATCTTTTAGTATTGTTCTTTTCAAGGGTTTCAGATCTCATCTAAAATTTGTTTGTAcaaggttttgggtcccttcaaaacttgttttacctTTAATCAAGAACTGAGTTTAGGAAAAACATGCTCATTTTCACCCCCTTTTCATCCTCCAATTTCATGCACTTACCCATTCACTTAATTTTGTTGATTCCTATTTATCAattttttgcatggtcatacacaaTTGAACATTACTTTTAGTCAAGTATAAAAGAACTCAATCTACTTAAACTTTGGTTCTTATTTGGTACCATAATCCTTTTTATTTGGCTTAATTTCTTCTAAGAAACCAACTTTTATTTCCCATAAAATTTGCATAGTTTAGCATTTAATTTTCAAGTCCAAAACCTTTTTTTATTTGTAAAGAAGAAAAATAATACTGTTCTTGTCAATTCAACTATTGACAAGTTGTTTTCTACTTACAAAAAAGCTATGGTAATCTCTAATAGTTTTTGTAGATTCAATTGTAAGCAAACAAGGTGGCCCATCTCCAAAAAAAGCATCATTGCATAAATGTGCCTTGCACTATTACTTTGGTCCCTCCTTCACCACCTCATGTTCAAATTAGTATACACTTCTCACATAGGAACTAAAGGTGAAGTTGCAACAATCTCTCACTAGAACGGAAACAACTATGAGTTTTGATCTCCTTCACCTAGTTGTCATTCTTCTTTTGTACCCTCTCAAAAATATAGTTAGGCTTAGTCAAATAAGCAAGATAAGTTTCATTGCCTTCCAAAATGATTTTGAATCTTATTGGAAGCATGATCAATGAAAGGTGATTGCAAAGAAACATAATGAAACAAGTAATTCTAACATGAGTTGAGATCCCACTCCTAGTAACAAGGAAGTTACATAAATCAAAATGGGATCAATACACTGATTTTTTACATGTACACCTAAATCTTCATATAATGATTTACACTTGACCAAACATCTCAGTAAATTAAAATCTTTCGTtatcaaaacccacctctcacttACAATCTTCTTCTACTCGATAAATAACTTTTTTATACAATTTAATGTTTTAGATACATGAACTCATTTTTAAACATAATCTAATTAAAATATTCTATAACCAATCCCAAAATCATGTCTATGCAAAACAACATAGTCATATTTCTACTAAAACAAATTTTCATTTAAGTTGTAGCAACCCTCCTAGCCATATGTCTTTCCCATTTGTCCTCACAAAATAATCTCTTATGACAAATGAGCAATGCATTCCTCATAAAATAAGAAAATCTTTCATTGCccacataaaaccctaaccctaggaAGTTGGAAAAGTCCCTAAAAACCCGGAAATCTTCACGTCCTTTCCAAGAATACGAAAAGCCCACAATCTTCAGGATAAGAAGACGAAAGCTTTGCAGGAACTCATCTTCATCTTCGCCTCTCCTGCTGTCATGGCGAAGGTCACATTGCAGAGCTCAGAAGGGCAATTGATTGAAGTTGAAGAGGGCGCTGCTTTACAGAGCGAGTACATCAACAAAATGTTAATAGAGAATACAAGTGCAAGGGCGCAGGGCTCCCTTTTTTGGTGTATTGTCGTCCCCAATGTTTCCAATGAAATTCTAAAGATGGTAATGAACTACTGTGAATACCATTTCCACAATAATACATACAATGAAGATGTGAAGAATTCGGATGATGAATTTGTGGAAGGGCTTAAAACTGATGGAATGAAGCTCCTCAATGTTGTTTATGCTGCAAATGAGCTGCGTGTGAAGAGTCTTATGAAGTTGACGTGCAAGGCTGTGTCTGACatcatcaaagacatgagcatCGAGAATGTTCGACAGTTTCTTGGCATCCAAAATGATTTCAGTAAGGAGGAAGAGCGAAAGATCAGGCAAGAATATGAATGGACTTTCCATGGATTTTAGATGCTGATGAAATGAAATTGTTGCTGAAAGTGAGGGTTTTGAATAAGAATCAACTCCATTGGTTTGATGGGTTTTAGATGGAAAAATACCCTTAGCAATTGCAAGTTAATTGGAATGATAAATTGAATGAAGAGCTTGGTTTCCTTTTTTCTTATAtttgtatgaatttttttgaaatggaagacaataaaatttaaatttgcatGGTAATATGTTTTAGATGAATAGATTTATTAGATATacatttgatttttttcttatatttttgtcATATGAATGTTTACATAATTAAATTTTATGTCAAATTTTGTGGCATACACCAATTTATGGGATCTTGAATTAAGTAAGTATTAATATAGTAGAGAAAAGAATAATGTCTATTATACTAATTATTTAGAATAATTATCtatttttaagtttatttaagCTAACATGTA from Cryptomeria japonica chromosome 3, Sugi_1.0, whole genome shotgun sequence harbors:
- the LOC131066406 gene encoding SKP1-like protein 10: MAKVTLQSSEGQLIEVEEGAALQSEYINKMLIENTSARAQGSLFWCIVVPNVSNEILKMVMNYCEYHFHNNTYNEDVKNSDDEFVEGLKTDGMKLLNVVYAANELRVKSLMKLTCKAVSDIIKDMSIENVRQFLGIQNDFSKEEERKIRQEYEWTFHGF